A genome region from Setaria italica strain Yugu1 chromosome III, Setaria_italica_v2.0, whole genome shotgun sequence includes the following:
- the LOC101772930 gene encoding potassium channel AKT2: protein MKSSSTSNTGGSGSGTDSGRSGPGSRSSGSGSGSFNLRNLSKVILPPLGGPSSGHGQSHGGSDKRVISPLDSRYRCWETFMVVLVAYSAWVYPFEVAFMNASPKGGLEVADIVVDLFFAVDIVLTFFVAYIDPRTQLLVRDRKKITFRYLSTFFIMDVASTIPFQGLAYLVTGEVREGAAYSLLGILRLWRLRKVKQFFTRLEKDIRFSYFWIRCARLVAVTLFLVHCAGCVYYLIADRYPHRDKTWIGAAIPNFRQASLRIRYISSIYWSITTMTTVGYGDLHAENTLEMVFNIFYMLFNLGLTAYLIGNMTNLVVEGTRRTMEFRNSVRAASSFVVRNRLPPRLKQQILAYMCLKFRAESLNQQQLMDQLPKSIYKSICERLFLPVVKDVYLFRGVSREGLLCLVTKMKPEYIPPREDVIVQDEAPDDVYVVVSGEVEVIRFDGAEERVEATLVSRDIFGEVSALSNRAQGFTFRTRTLSQLLRLKQATLKEAMQSRPEDSVVIIKNFLKVEMHGMKVEDLLAENAGEQDDANNVLTVAAMGNAGLLEDLLRAGKDADVGDAKGRTALHIAASKGYEDCVLVLLKHACNVNIKDAQGNTALWHAVAAGHHKIFNILYHFARVSSPRAGGDVLCLAARRNDVGALRELLKLGLDVDSEDHDGATALRVAMAEGHADAARFLIMNGASVDKAGLDDDDGSGSSSGSGAARLAMSPGELRELLKKRELGHQITIIDSPAVVPDGGGSSRHRRQGRFQQSTSSDSARWPRVSIYKGHPFLRNHSSEAGKLINLPGTMEEFKAIIREKLKVDAEKALIVNDEGAEIDSIDVIRDNDKLFVVTEEDLRRLAAMDPVSAS from the exons GGGCTCCCGCAGCTCTGGCTCTGGCTCGGGCTCCTTCAACCTCCGGAACCTGTCCAAGGTCATCCTGCCGCCGCTCGGGGGGCCGTCGTCCGGCCACGGCCAGTCCCATGGCGGCTCCGACAAGCGGGTCATCTCGCCGCTCGACTCCAGGTACAGGTGCTGGGAGACGTTCATGGTGGTCCTGGTGGCGTACTCGGCGTGGGTGTACCCGTTCGAGGTGGCGTTCATGAACGCGTCCCCCAAGGGCGGCCTGGAGGTGGCGGACATCGTCGTCGACCTCTTCTTCGCCGTCGACATCGTGCTCACCTTCTTCGTCGCCTACATCGACCCCAGGACGCAGCTCCTCGTCCGCGACAGGAAGAAGATAACCTTCAG GTACCTGTCGACGTTCTTCATCATGGACGTGGCGTCGACGATCCCGTTCCAGGGCCTTGCCTACCTCGTCACCGGCGAGGTCAGGGAGGGCGCCGCCTACAGCCTTCTCGGCATCCTCCGCCTCTGGCGTCTCCGCAAGGTGAAGCAGTTCTTCACTAGGCTCGAGAAGGACATCCGCTTCAGCTACTTCTGGATCCGCTGCGCGCGCCTCGTTGCG GTGACCCTGTTCCTGGTGCACTGCGCCGGCTGCGTCTACTACCTGATCGCCGACCGGTACCCTCACCGTGACAAGACCTGGATCGGCGCGGCGATCCCCAACTTCCGCCAGGCCAGCCTCCGGATCCGCTACATCTCCTCCATCTACTGGTCCATCACCACCATGACCACCGTCGGCTACGGCGACCTCCACGCCGAGAACACCCTCGAGATGGTCTTCAACATCTTCTACATGCTCTTCAACCTCGGCCTCACCGCCTACCTCATCGGCAACATGACCAACCTCGTCGTCGAGGGCACCCGCCGCACCATGGAGTTC AGGAACAGCGTCAGGGCTGCGTCGAGCTTCGTGGTCCGGAaccggctgccgccgcggctGAAGCAGCAGATCCTGGCCTACATGTGCCTCAAGTTCAGGGCGGAGAGCCTGAACCAGCAGCAGCTCATGGACCAGCTGCCCAAGTCCATCTACAAGAGCATCTGCGAGCGGCTCTTCCTCCCGGTCGTCAAGGACGTCTACCTCTTCAGGGGTGTCTCAAGGGAAGGGCTCCTGTGCCTCGTCACCAAGATGAAACCCGAGTACATCCCGCCGAGGGAGGACGTGATCGTGCAGGACGAGGCGCCCGATGACGTCTACGTCGTCGTCTCCGGCGAGGTCGAGGTCATACGGTTCGACGGCGCCGAGGAGCGGGTGGAGGCCACGCTTGTGTCGCGGGACATCTTCGGCGAGGTGAGCGCGCTGAGCAACCGCGCTCAGGGGTTCACGTTCCGGACGAGGACGCTGAGCCAGCTGCTGAGGCTGAAGCAGGCCACGCTCAAGGAGGCCATGCAGAGCAGGCCCGAGGACAGCGTCGTCATCATCAAGAACTTCCTCAAG GTCGAGATGCATGGCATGAAGGTCGAGGACTTGCTGGCAGAGAACGCCGGCGAGCAGGACGATGCTAATAATGTGCTGACGGTCGCCGCGATGGGCAACGCCGGCTTGCTCGAGGACCTCCTCAGGGCAGGGAAGGACGCCGACGTCGGCGACGCCAAGGGCAGGACCGCACTG CACATCGCGGCGTCGAAGGGGTACGAGGACTGCGTGCTGGTGCTGCTCAAGCACGCCTGCAACGTGAACATCAAGGACGCGCAGGGGAACACGGCGCTGTggcacgccgtcgccgcggggCACCACAAGATCTTCAACATCCTGTACCACTTCGCGCGCGTGTCGagcccgcgcgccggcggtgACGTCCTgtgcctcgccgcgcgccgcaaCGACGTCGGCGCGCTCCGGGAGCTCCTCAAGCTCGGCCTCGACGTGGACTCGGAGGACCACGATGGAGCCACCGCGTTGCGCGTCGCGATGGCCGAGGGCCATGCCGACGCGGCCAGGTTCCTCATCATGAACGGGGCCAGCGTCGACAAGGCcggcctcgacgacgacgacggctccggctccagctCTGGCTCCGGCGCCGCGCGGCTGGCGATGTCGCCTGGCGAGCTACGGGAGCTCCTTAAGAAGCGGGAGCTCGGCCACCAGATCACCATCATCGACTCGCCGGCGGTGGtcccggacggcggcggctcgtcgaggCACCGCCGTCAAGGCAGGTTCCAGCAGAGCACAAGCTCGGACAGCGCGCGCTGGCCTCGGGTGAGCATATACAAGGGCCACCCGTTCCTCAGAAACCACAGCTCGGAAGCCGGCAAGCTGATCAACCTTCCCGGCACGATGGAAGAATTCAAAGCCATTATCC GTGAGAAGCTGAAAGTTGACGCGGAGAAGGCGCTGATCGTGAACGACGAAGGAGCGGAGATCGACTCGATCGACGTGATCCGTGACAACGACAAGCTGTTCGTGGTCACCGAAGAGGATCTGAGGAGGCTGGCAGCCATGGACCCGGTGTCTGCATCGTAG